A region from the Algoriphagus machipongonensis genome encodes:
- a CDS encoding L-threonylcarbamoyladenylate synthase, whose translation MAVIGQDIAKAKRFLDEGKLVAIPTETVYGLAGNALNPLAVASIFETKNRPSFDPLIIHTSSMDRVKDFVEEIPDPLYKLGKSIWPGPLTLLLPRKAIIPDLVTSGLDRVAIRIPNHPLTLELLESLDFPLAAPSANPFGYISPTQPRHVEAQLGDSIPYILDGGNCQVGLESTIVGMEEGQVVIYRLGGLELNEIEDLIGPVQVKSHSTSNPQAPGLLASHYAPRKPFVLGDLDLLIEKYSLEGTSFALISLEKSFSDIPEAHQIALSKNGDLKEAAKNLFASMRQLDELDVEVILAEKMPAKGLGQAINDRLKRAAAEA comes from the coding sequence ATGGCGGTAATCGGTCAAGACATAGCAAAAGCCAAAAGATTTCTAGATGAAGGGAAACTTGTGGCTATCCCAACAGAAACTGTTTATGGGTTGGCAGGAAATGCCTTAAACCCATTGGCTGTAGCTTCTATTTTTGAGACGAAAAATCGTCCAAGTTTTGACCCGCTGATTATTCACACCTCTTCCATGGATCGGGTAAAAGATTTTGTGGAGGAAATACCTGATCCATTATACAAATTAGGAAAGTCAATTTGGCCAGGGCCTTTGACGCTTTTGCTTCCCAGAAAAGCCATTATTCCTGATTTAGTAACTTCTGGTCTCGATCGTGTGGCGATCAGAATTCCCAATCACCCTTTAACACTTGAATTGTTAGAGTCACTTGATTTTCCTTTAGCTGCTCCAAGCGCAAATCCCTTTGGATACATTAGTCCCACACAGCCCAGACATGTGGAGGCACAATTGGGAGATAGCATTCCTTATATTTTGGATGGTGGAAATTGCCAAGTGGGCTTGGAAAGCACCATCGTCGGAATGGAGGAGGGTCAGGTTGTTATTTACCGTTTGGGAGGATTGGAGCTAAATGAAATAGAGGATTTGATTGGTCCTGTTCAGGTGAAAAGCCATAGTACTTCCAACCCACAAGCTCCGGGATTATTGGCAAGTCATTACGCACCTAGAAAGCCTTTTGTGCTTGGAGATCTTGACTTATTGATCGAAAAATACAGTCTGGAAGGCACTTCTTTTGCACTGATAAGTTTAGAAAAGTCTTTTTCTGACATTCCAGAAGCGCATCAAATAGCGTTAAGTAAAAATGGCGATTTGAAAGAAGCAGCTAAAAACCTTTTTGCCAGCATGAGGCAATTAGATGAGCTTGATGTGGAAGTGATCTTGGCAGAAAAAATGCCAGCTAAAGGACTTGGTCAAGCGATAAATGATCGCTTAAAAAGGGCAGCAGCAGAAGCTTAA
- the sppA gene encoding signal peptide peptidase SppA — protein MRFLGNVLAVIVGLIIFSVLSILVSFGIIGMIAASGSEEVTVKENTILHLNLNGRTIVERTADDDLDLSIFGSGFGGPMTAGLVNLKKAIQAAKEDDNIQGIYLNTGLVNAGQANLLEIREFLEDFKSSGKFILAYDEIFTEGGYYLASVADEIYLNPMGGIDFNGFSSNTLFLKGLFDKVGVKPEVFRVGEFKSAVEPFILTQMSPENRLQTEAFLSDMNDFALKNIAESRDVNLDSLTKTNNMMLVREPEDAVTYKLVTGLAYEDEIHSKLREKLGLGEDDDISTINATKLNTTVKTKNITSSNRIAVILAEGEIVDGSVEGAISSDKFAKEIRKARKDDNIKAIVLRVNSPGGSVLASEVIWREMTEAKKAKPLYVSMGEVAASGGYYISAPADTIVAQPNTITGSIGIFGIWFNAQELLNEKLGITSDVVETGQLSDFMNPTRELTDIERKIVQTNVEKGYETFISRVSEGRGMSAEAVKEVASGRVWTGNQAKERGLVDVLGSLDDTIELAAERIDASSDYRVIYYPQQKPWFETIMNEFSNNVQLRILKSELGENFAIYEQSKKLKNYQGIMVRLPQDYIIR, from the coding sequence ATGAGATTCTTAGGTAATGTGCTCGCAGTCATAGTGGGTTTGATCATATTTAGTGTTTTGAGCATTTTGGTTTCTTTTGGTATCATCGGAATGATAGCTGCCTCCGGATCAGAGGAAGTGACAGTGAAAGAAAATACCATCTTACACCTTAACCTTAATGGCAGAACCATTGTAGAAAGGACTGCCGATGACGATCTTGACCTATCAATTTTTGGCTCCGGCTTTGGCGGTCCCATGACCGCTGGACTTGTTAATCTAAAAAAGGCTATCCAAGCTGCAAAAGAAGACGATAACATCCAGGGAATTTATTTAAATACCGGACTGGTAAATGCTGGTCAGGCTAATTTGCTTGAGATAAGAGAGTTTTTAGAAGATTTTAAAAGCTCTGGGAAATTTATTCTGGCATATGATGAAATATTTACCGAAGGAGGTTATTACCTAGCTTCTGTAGCGGATGAGATTTATCTGAACCCAATGGGAGGAATTGACTTTAACGGGTTCTCTTCAAACACGCTATTTTTAAAAGGCTTGTTTGACAAAGTTGGAGTGAAGCCTGAAGTATTTCGTGTAGGTGAATTCAAAAGTGCCGTTGAGCCATTTATTCTCACTCAAATGTCACCAGAAAATAGACTTCAAACTGAAGCTTTTCTATCTGACATGAACGACTTTGCTTTGAAAAACATCGCAGAATCTAGAGATGTTAATCTTGATAGCTTAACAAAAACCAATAATATGATGCTCGTGAGGGAGCCTGAAGATGCGGTTACTTACAAATTGGTTACAGGATTAGCTTATGAAGATGAAATCCACTCAAAACTTCGTGAAAAACTAGGATTAGGAGAAGATGATGATATCAGTACGATAAATGCCACCAAGTTAAATACCACGGTAAAGACTAAAAACATCACATCCTCTAATCGAATCGCTGTGATTTTAGCTGAAGGTGAAATTGTGGATGGTAGTGTGGAAGGAGCAATCAGTTCAGATAAGTTTGCTAAAGAAATTCGTAAGGCTAGAAAAGATGATAACATCAAAGCTATCGTCTTAAGAGTAAACTCTCCAGGAGGTTCCGTATTGGCTTCAGAAGTTATCTGGAGAGAAATGACAGAAGCAAAAAAAGCGAAACCACTTTACGTTTCCATGGGTGAGGTAGCTGCTTCAGGAGGATATTATATCTCAGCACCTGCCGATACGATCGTAGCTCAGCCTAACACAATCACAGGTTCCATAGGGATTTTTGGAATATGGTTTAATGCGCAAGAGCTATTAAATGAAAAATTGGGAATCACCAGTGATGTAGTAGAAACTGGGCAGTTATCCGATTTCATGAACCCTACCCGAGAATTGACTGATATAGAAAGAAAGATTGTACAAACCAATGTAGAAAAAGGCTATGAAACCTTTATCTCCAGAGTTTCTGAAGGTAGAGGAATGAGCGCCGAGGCGGTGAAAGAAGTCGCTTCAGGAAGGGTTTGGACAGGAAATCAAGCCAAAGAAAGAGGTTTGGTAGACGTTCTAGGAAGCTTGGATGACACCATTGAACTTGCTGCAGAACGAATCGATGCTAGCTCGGATTATCGTGTTATTTATTATCCTCAGCAAAAACCTTGGTTTGAAACCATCATGAATGAGTTTTCGAATAATGTACAGTTGAGAATCCTCAAATCAGAATTAGGTGAAAATTTTGCTATCTACGAGCAGTCGAAAAAATTGAAAAATTATCAGGGAATTATGGTAAGACTTCCCCAAGACTATATTATTCGATAA
- a CDS encoding endonuclease/exonuclease/phosphatase family protein: protein MKSTLFNSFFSLLFLCLFYFSTSLMSQAQTHNFATFNIRYANNNDVGNLWENRLPEVSKLIQFHQIEIVGIQEGLHDQVVGLSNSLGYSFIGVGRDDGTEKGEYAAILYNQDNFKLLDSGTFWLSPTPEKPSKGWDAALNRICTWGKFQDREGVTFFIFNIHYDHIGQQAREESSKLVMNQVAKLNPEGAPAIMMGDFNVTPDNPAYTTITSNPAWKDSRLISKIPSYGPKGTFTGFDWERMPDGIIDHVFVYGPIEVIRHGILSDNYGKKYPSDHFPVLVELDFK from the coding sequence ATGAAATCAACCCTGTTTAATTCATTCTTCAGCTTACTCTTTTTATGCTTGTTCTATTTCAGTACAAGTTTGATGAGTCAAGCCCAAACACACAATTTTGCCACTTTCAATATTCGCTATGCGAATAATAATGATGTTGGAAATTTATGGGAGAACCGTCTTCCAGAAGTCAGCAAATTGATACAATTCCACCAAATTGAGATTGTAGGGATTCAAGAAGGCTTACATGATCAAGTGGTAGGACTAAGTAATAGCTTGGGCTATTCATTTATTGGTGTCGGACGTGACGACGGAACCGAAAAAGGTGAATACGCTGCTATCCTTTACAATCAGGATAATTTTAAATTACTTGACTCGGGGACTTTCTGGCTTTCTCCAACACCGGAAAAACCAAGCAAAGGATGGGATGCTGCACTCAATAGAATTTGCACTTGGGGTAAATTTCAAGATCGGGAAGGCGTCACTTTTTTTATTTTCAACATTCATTACGATCATATAGGTCAACAAGCTCGTGAGGAAAGTAGCAAGCTGGTAATGAATCAAGTTGCTAAGTTAAATCCAGAGGGAGCCCCTGCTATCATGATGGGGGATTTTAATGTCACGCCAGACAATCCTGCTTATACTACCATTACGTCTAATCCAGCATGGAAGGATTCACGACTTATTTCAAAAATACCTTCTTATGGACCGAAAGGAACCTTTACAGGCTTTGACTGGGAGAGAATGCCTGATGGAATTATAGATCATGTATTTGTTTATGGCCCAATAGAAGTCATCAGACATGGGATTCTATCTGACAACTATGGAAAAAAATATCCCTCCGATCATTTTCCAGTTTTAGTGGAATTGGATTTCAAATAA
- a CDS encoding flavin reductase family protein — protein sequence MKTFYPKDLSTLQFYGLLQGAVAPRPIAFASTIDKAGNVNLSPFSFFNLFSSQPPILIFSPLRRMRDNTTKHTLENVLEVPEVVIHIVHYGMVEQMSLASTEYAKEVNEFEKAGLTAVESNEIKPPRIGEAHVAFECKVNEVKSLGEGGGAGNLVICEVLAAHVNEEILDENGVIDPKKLDAVARLGGNWYSRANGDSLFQIPKPLRNLGVGVDQIPEEIKNSTILTGNNLGRLGNVEELPTAEEVLDYSHREEIQEIRVRFVNDKESWLDHLHLLAKEKLEQGEIEEAWKILLQKR from the coding sequence ATGAAAACCTTTTATCCCAAAGACCTATCTACTTTACAGTTTTATGGACTGCTCCAAGGAGCGGTAGCGCCAAGGCCAATTGCTTTCGCGAGTACCATTGATAAAGCAGGAAATGTAAATTTAAGTCCCTTTAGTTTTTTTAATCTTTTTAGTTCACAGCCGCCCATATTGATCTTTTCCCCTTTGAGGAGAATGCGTGATAATACTACCAAGCATACCTTAGAAAATGTGCTGGAAGTCCCAGAAGTGGTAATCCATATCGTGCATTATGGTATGGTAGAGCAAATGTCCCTTGCCAGTACAGAATATGCCAAGGAAGTAAATGAATTTGAAAAAGCAGGTTTAACAGCTGTTGAATCCAATGAAATTAAACCACCAAGAATTGGCGAAGCCCATGTGGCATTTGAGTGTAAGGTCAATGAGGTGAAATCTCTTGGCGAAGGAGGAGGAGCAGGAAATCTGGTCATCTGCGAGGTGTTGGCGGCTCATGTTAATGAGGAGATATTGGATGAAAACGGCGTAATTGATCCGAAAAAATTGGATGCCGTGGCCAGATTAGGAGGCAACTGGTATTCGCGTGCCAATGGGGACTCCCTCTTTCAAATCCCAAAGCCATTAAGGAACCTGGGGGTAGGAGTGGATCAAATTCCTGAAGAAATCAAGAATAGCACGATTTTGACTGGAAATAATCTGGGGAGACTGGGGAATGTGGAAGAGTTACCGACTGCAGAAGAAGTCTTGGATTACAGCCATCGGGAAGAGATCCAGGAAATAAGAGTACGATTTGTCAACGACAAGGAATCCTGGTTGGATCATCTGCATTTACTTGCCAAAGAAAAATTGGAGCAAGGAGAGATTGAAGAGGCTTGGAAAATACTGCTACAAAAAAGATGA
- a CDS encoding phosphoglycerate kinase, translating into MNLRIKNIDNLSFEGKKALVRVDFNVPLDGEFQVTDDTRIQAALPTINKILNDGGAAILMSHLGRPKSGPEDKFSLKHIVLELEKALGRPVKFAPDCIGQEAELLAESLKPGEVLLLENLRFYKEEEKGDVEFAEKLSKLGDIYVNDAFGTAHRAHASTSVIAQFFNDKVCGYLMLSELKNAEKVLGKPERPYTAIMGGAKISDKILIIEKLLDNVDNLIIGGGMSYTFAKAQGGTVGDSLLEADKLDFVLELMAKARKKGVNLLLPVDTVISKAFANDAEQGLAVSGEIPDGWMGLDIGPETRKLFAETILNSKTILWNGPMGVFEMESFDKGTKAVAEALVEATKAGSYSLIGGGDSAAAINKFGFGGDVSFVSTGGGALLEHMEGKVLPGVAALEP; encoded by the coding sequence ATGAATCTTAGAATCAAAAATATCGATAACCTCAGCTTTGAGGGTAAAAAAGCCTTGGTTCGTGTCGATTTCAATGTTCCTCTTGATGGAGAGTTTCAAGTGACTGACGATACGAGAATTCAAGCAGCATTGCCTACTATCAATAAAATATTGAATGATGGCGGAGCAGCAATTTTGATGTCCCACCTTGGAAGGCCAAAATCAGGACCTGAAGATAAATTCTCATTGAAACACATTGTTTTGGAATTAGAGAAGGCTTTGGGTCGACCTGTGAAATTTGCACCTGACTGTATTGGGCAAGAGGCTGAGTTATTAGCTGAATCATTGAAGCCTGGAGAAGTCTTATTACTTGAGAACTTAAGGTTTTACAAGGAAGAGGAAAAAGGCGATGTTGAATTCGCTGAGAAGCTTTCAAAGCTTGGAGATATTTATGTCAATGATGCTTTTGGAACTGCCCATAGAGCGCATGCTTCCACATCCGTTATAGCACAATTCTTTAATGACAAAGTTTGTGGTTACTTGATGCTTTCTGAATTGAAGAATGCTGAAAAAGTTTTGGGTAAACCTGAAAGACCTTATACAGCCATCATGGGTGGTGCAAAAATCAGTGATAAGATCCTTATCATCGAAAAGTTATTGGATAATGTAGATAACCTGATCATTGGCGGTGGCATGTCCTACACTTTTGCGAAAGCTCAGGGAGGTACTGTAGGTGATTCATTGTTAGAAGCGGATAAGTTGGATTTTGTGTTAGAATTGATGGCAAAAGCCCGCAAAAAAGGAGTAAATCTGCTTTTGCCTGTTGATACTGTTATTTCTAAGGCTTTCGCCAACGATGCTGAGCAGGGATTAGCTGTAAGCGGTGAGATTCCTGACGGTTGGATGGGATTGGATATCGGTCCTGAAACGAGAAAACTATTTGCTGAAACCATCTTAAACTCTAAGACTATCCTATGGAATGGTCCTATGGGAGTTTTTGAAATGGAATCTTTTGATAAAGGGACCAAAGCAGTGGCAGAAGCATTAGTAGAGGCAACCAAAGCTGGTTCTTATTCACTAATAGGAGGAGGAGATTCTGCAGCAGCCATCAATAAGTTTGGCTTTGGAGGAGATGTTTCCTTTGTGTCCACTGGAGGTGGAGCTTTACTAGAGCATATGGAAGGTAAAGTGCTACCTGGTGTAGCTGCACTTGAACCATAA
- the fabD gene encoding ACP S-malonyltransferase, whose amino-acid sequence MKAFVFPGQGAQFPGMGKALYEENPQAKALFEQANEILGFRITDIMFDGTAEELKQTKVTQPAIFLLSVIMAKTTPNFAPDMVAGHSLGEFSALVANGTLAFEDGLKLVYQRALAMQEACEINPSTMAAILGLADEKVEEICAEITEEIVVPANYNCPGQLVISGSNKGIEIACEKMKAAGAKRALPLPVGGAFHSPLMEPAREKLQKAIESTEFSKPICPVYQNVSTTAVSDVADIKSNLIAQLTAPVKWTQSVQNMVKDGAEQFIECGPGKVLQGLVKKIHSEAEVAGI is encoded by the coding sequence ATGAAAGCATTTGTGTTTCCGGGCCAAGGCGCCCAATTCCCAGGAATGGGAAAAGCCCTTTACGAGGAAAATCCACAAGCAAAAGCATTGTTTGAACAAGCCAATGAGATTTTAGGCTTTAGAATTACTGACATCATGTTTGATGGGACTGCAGAAGAGTTAAAGCAGACAAAAGTCACCCAACCTGCCATTTTTCTTCTTTCTGTAATCATGGCTAAAACCACTCCTAATTTTGCTCCAGACATGGTTGCTGGACATTCCTTAGGAGAGTTTTCTGCCCTTGTAGCAAATGGTACATTGGCATTTGAAGACGGTTTGAAACTTGTTTATCAAAGAGCCCTGGCTATGCAAGAGGCCTGTGAGATCAACCCGTCCACCATGGCTGCGATCTTGGGTCTTGCAGATGAGAAAGTAGAAGAAATTTGTGCGGAAATCACAGAAGAAATCGTCGTTCCTGCTAATTATAACTGCCCGGGTCAACTCGTGATTTCAGGATCCAACAAAGGGATTGAAATTGCATGTGAAAAGATGAAAGCTGCAGGTGCTAAAAGAGCCTTACCTCTTCCAGTTGGTGGCGCATTCCATTCTCCTTTGATGGAGCCAGCACGTGAAAAACTTCAAAAAGCGATTGAGTCAACTGAATTTTCTAAACCAATCTGTCCCGTTTATCAAAATGTCAGCACCACTGCTGTCAGTGATGTAGCAGATATAAAATCCAACCTTATTGCTCAATTAACTGCACCAGTGAAATGGACTCAGTCCGTTCAAAACATGGTGAAAGATGGCGCGGAACAATTTATAGAATGCGGACCAGGAAAAGTACTTCAAGGTCTTGTCAAAAAAATACATTCCGAAGCTGAAGTTGCTGGAATCTAA
- a CDS encoding NUDIX hydrolase, with translation MDRTILKSQLERYRTPYEEESAFIDSFIDLTSDPLAYKRERLEGHFTASAWIVNRRRTHTLLTLHRKLGRWLQLGGHADGDENLIEVAMKEAKEESGLTSLDLVDSTIFDLDKHIIPERPHVPEHYHFDVRYILEADINEPLHISDESISLAWITFDSVVDMIGYNPSILRMLEKTSKSEILL, from the coding sequence ATGGATAGAACGATATTAAAAAGTCAATTAGAGCGATATAGAACTCCATATGAAGAAGAATCCGCATTCATAGATTCTTTTATCGACTTGACTAGTGATCCTTTGGCTTACAAAAGGGAGCGATTGGAAGGGCATTTTACTGCCTCTGCTTGGATAGTGAATAGAAGGCGAACGCATACTTTGCTGACTTTACATAGAAAATTAGGTCGGTGGCTTCAACTGGGAGGGCATGCCGATGGAGATGAAAACCTGATCGAAGTGGCAATGAAAGAGGCGAAAGAAGAGAGTGGTTTAACTTCTTTGGATTTAGTGGACTCAACTATTTTTGATCTGGATAAGCATATTATTCCAGAGCGCCCACATGTTCCCGAACATTATCATTTTGATGTGCGGTATATCTTGGAGGCTGATATCAACGAGCCTCTGCATATCAGTGATGAAAGTATTTCCTTGGCCTGGATCACCTTTGATTCAGTAGTGGATATGATAGGGTACAATCCCTCCATTCTTCGCATGTTGGAAAAAACCAGTAAGTCAGAAATATTGCTATAA
- a CDS encoding acyl-CoA thioesterase gives MSKTANPELLDAFDFSIPLQIRFSDIDGYQHVNNGVYFNYYEHSRAVFLSDVCDWNVMEIGVVVAKIDIDYFRPIHLQDTVSAYVRCSKIGNSSFVLEQILAGKAAGGEEVIFSKSNCTMVSVDMKTMKPVSVPEAYRLKLGA, from the coding sequence ATGAGTAAAACGGCAAATCCCGAATTGCTGGATGCTTTCGATTTTTCTATCCCTTTACAAATTCGATTCTCAGATATTGACGGTTACCAGCATGTCAATAATGGAGTATATTTCAATTACTATGAGCATTCCAGAGCAGTTTTCCTTTCGGATGTATGCGATTGGAATGTAATGGAAATAGGTGTGGTGGTAGCCAAAATTGATATTGATTATTTCAGGCCAATTCATCTTCAAGACACTGTTTCAGCTTATGTAAGATGTTCTAAGATTGGGAACTCCTCTTTCGTTTTGGAACAAATTTTAGCAGGTAAAGCAGCAGGGGGAGAGGAAGTGATTTTTTCAAAATCCAACTGCACCATGGTTTCTGTGGATATGAAAACCATGAAGCCTGTTTCTGTACCAGAAGCTTATCGACTTAAACTTGGCGCATAG
- the folK gene encoding 2-amino-4-hydroxy-6-hydroxymethyldihydropteridine diphosphokinase produces MKSLVTLILGGNRGDRKILLDSAVDALASKYELVNKSSVYETEAWGGVAKGLFLNQIIQIKTDQAPLNFLAFIQQVEMSLGRVRDEFWGDRTMDIDILFWDDLIIDSPTLKIPHPYMKARKFVLEPLNELSPDFIHPVLGKTINVLLQECKDKSKVRRIKK; encoded by the coding sequence ATGAAGTCTTTAGTAACGTTAATTTTAGGCGGGAATCGAGGAGATAGAAAAATCTTACTTGATTCAGCTGTCGATGCCTTGGCAAGCAAATATGAACTGGTTAATAAATCCTCTGTTTATGAAACTGAAGCTTGGGGTGGAGTAGCCAAAGGGCTATTTTTAAACCAGATAATACAAATAAAAACCGATCAGGCACCCTTGAATTTTTTGGCCTTTATTCAGCAAGTTGAAATGAGTCTTGGTAGGGTAAGAGATGAGTTTTGGGGAGACCGAACAATGGATATCGACATCTTGTTTTGGGATGATTTGATCATTGATTCTCCTACCTTAAAAATTCCCCACCCATACATGAAGGCGAGAAAGTTTGTGTTAGAGCCCCTCAATGAGCTTTCTCCGGATTTTATACATCCTGTTTTAGGAAAGACAATAAACGTTCTCCTACAGGAGTGCAAGGATAAATCAAAAGTAAGACGGATAAAAAAGTAA
- a CDS encoding tetratricopeptide repeat protein has product MSCQPSEEELLQAGIEKMDQQSWSEAIPYFDRALEQNPENATALNAKGVALFQQEKFEEAIPVFTAAIESDSSIYKPWFNRANANFELGNLKESLADFNMANGLDPSQTDIYYNRGVALLGLEEYEDAILDFDAALQVNPNQALVYFNKAKAQLGNNNPAGALESLTNTVNLDAKNAAAYYLLGVTRMSATGEKEEGCADLKMALNLGYTEAKTWIDDFCD; this is encoded by the coding sequence ATGAGTTGCCAACCTAGTGAGGAAGAACTTCTTCAAGCCGGTATAGAAAAAATGGATCAGCAATCCTGGTCTGAGGCTATTCCCTATTTTGACAGGGCTTTAGAACAGAACCCTGAAAATGCAACGGCCTTGAATGCTAAAGGTGTGGCTTTATTTCAACAGGAAAAATTTGAGGAGGCTATCCCTGTTTTTACAGCAGCGATCGAGTCTGACAGTAGTATTTATAAGCCGTGGTTCAACAGAGCCAATGCAAATTTTGAATTGGGAAATTTAAAGGAGTCGCTAGCTGATTTCAATATGGCTAATGGACTTGATCCTTCTCAAACGGATATTTATTACAATAGAGGTGTCGCTTTATTGGGTTTGGAAGAGTATGAAGATGCAATATTAGATTTTGATGCGGCACTTCAAGTAAACCCTAATCAAGCACTTGTTTACTTTAATAAAGCAAAAGCGCAATTAGGAAATAATAATCCTGCTGGAGCCCTTGAATCCCTGACTAATACCGTAAATCTTGATGCGAAAAATGCTGCAGCTTACTATCTTCTTGGGGTTACAAGAATGAGTGCTACAGGTGAAAAGGAGGAAGGTTGTGCTGATTTGAAAATGGCGCTAAACTTAGGTTATACGGAAGCCAAAACTTGGATAGACGATTTTTGTGACTAA
- a CDS encoding RecQ family ATP-dependent DNA helicase — translation MENRAKEILQQVFGFDEFRPVQKEVIDAVISKRDSLALLPTGGGKSLCFQIPALVKEGICLVVSPLIALMKDQVDGLKSKGVKAAAIYSGMSYREIDNTLDNCIYGDYKFLYVSPERLKVDLFIDRFKQMSVNLIAVDEAHCISQWGYDFRPQYLEIASIRQYHPKVPVLALTASATPKVCEDILEKLLMKSPMEFRQSFARENLSFSVRLVENKFEKGVEVLNRVPGSAIWYVRNRQGTQQIARSLSQLGISASAYHAGMSMPDRNAAQMAWKSNQIRVMVSTNAFGMGIDKADVRVVLHSDLPENLENYYQEAGRAGRDGQKAFAVLMSNEQDFELLMERAALVYPPIDFIKRVYQCLANYYKLAVGSNMFSSFDFEYSEFAKNYDLGVLETFYALKVLGEEGLISLNESFFAPSRVHFLVDPARLYEVQIAHAKLDPVVKVLMRTYGGNLFSEYMSIQERKLAKTIEISENELIKRLQKLNELEVMDYDQRKDKPQLTFLTPRYDAGKLPLNFNRIESRRELTMDHAKSMVAYAHQSQICRTQFIQEYFGEATDKQCGICDWCLEQKKANSQDKEEKKLEELILETIQKNEGLSEGELFEKMEKPANQKTLSILRKMEERGEITLLSTGNYILSDNE, via the coding sequence TTGGAAAATAGGGCCAAAGAGATACTCCAGCAGGTTTTTGGATTTGATGAATTCAGACCTGTTCAAAAGGAGGTGATTGATGCTGTGATTTCCAAGAGGGATTCCTTGGCATTGCTTCCTACGGGAGGAGGGAAATCTTTGTGCTTCCAAATTCCTGCATTAGTAAAAGAAGGTATTTGTCTTGTGGTAAGTCCTTTGATTGCTTTGATGAAAGATCAAGTAGATGGACTGAAAAGCAAAGGTGTAAAAGCAGCGGCTATCTATTCGGGTATGAGTTATCGTGAGATTGATAATACCTTGGATAATTGTATTTATGGGGATTACAAATTTTTGTATGTTTCTCCGGAACGGCTAAAAGTTGATCTTTTTATTGATCGGTTTAAACAAATGTCTGTCAACTTAATCGCAGTGGATGAAGCGCATTGCATTTCCCAATGGGGATATGATTTTCGACCCCAATACCTCGAAATAGCTTCTATCAGGCAGTATCATCCCAAGGTGCCAGTTTTGGCTTTGACAGCATCCGCAACCCCAAAAGTTTGTGAAGATATCCTGGAGAAACTTCTTATGAAATCTCCAATGGAGTTTCGGCAGAGTTTCGCTAGGGAGAATTTGAGCTTTAGCGTTCGACTCGTAGAAAACAAGTTCGAAAAAGGGGTAGAGGTTTTAAATAGAGTGCCTGGTTCAGCGATTTGGTATGTCAGAAATAGACAAGGCACACAGCAAATTGCTCGTTCTTTAAGCCAGTTGGGTATTTCTGCCAGTGCTTACCATGCCGGCATGTCAATGCCGGATCGAAATGCCGCCCAAATGGCATGGAAGTCAAATCAGATCAGAGTGATGGTTTCTACCAATGCTTTTGGGATGGGGATAGATAAGGCAGATGTGCGAGTGGTGCTCCATAGTGACTTGCCAGAAAACCTTGAAAATTATTACCAAGAGGCAGGTAGAGCTGGAAGAGACGGACAAAAAGCATTTGCCGTACTGATGAGTAATGAGCAAGATTTTGAGTTGTTGATGGAAAGGGCTGCTTTAGTCTATCCACCTATTGATTTTATCAAAAGGGTCTACCAATGTTTGGCAAATTATTACAAACTGGCTGTTGGCAGCAATATGTTCAGCAGCTTTGATTTTGAATACAGTGAGTTTGCCAAAAACTATGATTTAGGAGTTTTAGAGACTTTTTATGCTTTGAAAGTGCTGGGTGAAGAGGGACTGATTTCCTTGAATGAAAGTTTTTTTGCTCCCTCAAGAGTACATTTTCTTGTAGATCCTGCCAGATTATATGAGGTTCAAATTGCTCATGCCAAGCTAGATCCCGTAGTCAAAGTATTAATGAGAACCTATGGAGGTAATTTGTTTTCGGAGTACATGTCTATTCAGGAAAGAAAGCTTGCCAAAACCATTGAGATTTCAGAGAATGAATTGATCAAAAGGCTTCAGAAATTGAATGAATTGGAGGTGATGGATTACGATCAGCGAAAAGATAAACCTCAGCTTACCTTTTTAACTCCGAGGTACGATGCGGGAAAACTCCCTTTGAATTTTAATAGAATAGAAAGCAGGAGAGAGCTGACAATGGATCATGCGAAAAGTATGGTGGCTTATGCCCATCAAAGTCAGATTTGCCGTACCCAATTTATTCAGGAATACTTCGGAGAGGCTACTGATAAGCAATGCGGGATTTGTGACTGGTGTCTGGAGCAAAAGAAAGCTAATTCTCAGGATAAGGAAGAAAAAAAGCTTGAAGAGCTAATCTTGGAAACCATCCAAAAGAATGAGGGGTTATCAGAGGGTGAGTTATTTGAGAAGATGGAAAAACCAGCAAATCAAAAGACTCTTTCCATTTTGAGAAAAATGGAAGAAAGAGGTGAGATCACCTTACTTTCCACAGGGAATTATATACTTTCAGATAATGAGTAA